A stretch of the Filimonas lacunae genome encodes the following:
- a CDS encoding acyltransferase family protein: protein MNNRYYSLDVFRGATVALMILVNNPGSWSYIYAPLDHAAWHGCTPTDLVFPFFLFAVGNAMSFVMPRFEQVGTSIFLKKVIKRTLLIFAIGLFLNWSPFVKWNEGLLVVKPWNEIRIMGVLQRIALCYFLASLIVYFGKTRGAFVTGAIFLMTYWFLCFWLSASGSPYSLEGYFGTRIDLQLLGSNHMYKGEGVPFDPEGLTSTLPAIVQVIFGYLVGQYIQQKGKSYELLSRLFITAVLLTLAGLCWSTAFPLNKKIWTSSYVLYTTGLAIFTLTTLIFLIEFNNYKGAATRFFDVFGKNPLFIFVLSGFLPRILNLIRIADRINENGHPVYLSPFGWFYEHVCKPVSPNLKNGSLLYAIVMIAFYWLIVYLLDKKKIYIKV, encoded by the coding sequence ATGAACAATCGTTATTATTCTCTTGATGTATTCCGCGGAGCCACTGTTGCTCTTATGATTCTTGTTAATAACCCTGGTTCATGGTCATATATTTATGCTCCTCTTGATCATGCTGCCTGGCATGGTTGTACCCCCACAGATCTGGTTTTTCCTTTTTTCCTTTTTGCAGTAGGAAATGCCATGTCATTTGTAATGCCCCGCTTTGAGCAGGTTGGCACTTCTATTTTTTTGAAAAAAGTAATCAAACGTACCTTATTGATCTTTGCTATAGGTCTTTTCTTAAACTGGAGCCCTTTTGTAAAATGGAATGAAGGACTACTCGTGGTTAAACCCTGGAATGAAATCCGGATTATGGGTGTACTGCAACGCATTGCCCTGTGTTACTTTTTAGCCAGTTTGATTGTGTATTTTGGAAAAACAAGAGGGGCATTTGTTACAGGAGCAATTTTTCTCATGACATATTGGTTTCTCTGTTTCTGGCTGAGCGCTTCAGGGAGTCCCTACAGTCTGGAAGGCTATTTTGGCACCCGCATTGATTTACAGCTTTTAGGCAGCAACCATATGTATAAAGGCGAAGGGGTTCCATTCGACCCTGAAGGATTAACCAGTACACTGCCCGCCATTGTTCAAGTTATTTTTGGCTACCTCGTTGGACAATATATTCAACAAAAAGGTAAAAGCTATGAGTTGCTTAGCAGGCTTTTTATCACAGCTGTATTACTTACATTAGCTGGTTTATGCTGGAGTACAGCCTTCCCGCTAAACAAAAAGATATGGACAAGCAGTTATGTATTATATACAACCGGGCTCGCTATATTTACGTTAACCACCCTTATTTTTCTAATAGAATTCAATAATTATAAAGGCGCTGCCACTCGTTTTTTTGATGTCTTTGGCAAAAATCCATTGTTCATTTTTGTATTAAGCGGCTTTTTACCACGCATCCTTAATCTCATCCGCATTGCCGACAGGATAAACGAAAATGGACATCCGGTATATTTATCCCCTTTCGGATGGTTTTACGAACATGTATGTAAGCCGGTTTCTCCCAACTTAAAAAATGGCTCACTGCTTTACGCTATTGTCATGATCGCCTTTTATTGGCTGATTGTATACCTGTTGGATAAAAAGAAGATTTACATTAAGGTTTAA
- a CDS encoding RapZ C-terminal domain-containing protein gives MEQVVNTIQEVFTSFNRQSIRRIEKLPQSGSDRIYFRIYTESESFIATYNLNIRENETFIQFSQHFVQAGLPVPAIYAWNEEKTIYIQQDLGVNSLLDKLEQHGHGDYAYKLFQKSLSQLARFQILGHKGLDYSLCLTAKEFGKQAILSDLLYCKYYFLDTLKLPYDKQGMLDDFDALSTYLTKTEYKYFMFRDFQSRNIIVNKDEVFFIDYQGGMQGALQYDVASLLWQAKAELSDEWKSYLLDFYMDEIDNLLEKPIDRDLFVSQYNGYVLIRLLQVLGAYGFRGLFERKAHFLASIPLALRNLKWFVENKRIGISLPEFDKVLRIIVQDEMINRFEPATATESTPLVVKVNSFSYRKGIPVDVSDNGGGFVFDCRGILNPGRYTEYKPLSGMDKAVQDFLEQRTRMNEFLNSVKDIIDISVEDYISRGFESLMINFGCTGGQHRSVYAAEQVARHLRNKYKVKTVLQHTNCENWVKTL, from the coding sequence ATGGAACAAGTAGTAAACACCATTCAGGAGGTGTTCACTTCATTTAATAGGCAGTCGATACGGCGCATTGAAAAATTGCCGCAGTCAGGTAGCGACCGTATCTACTTTCGAATTTATACAGAGAGTGAGTCTTTCATTGCTACTTATAACCTGAATATCAGGGAAAACGAAACTTTTATACAGTTTAGTCAGCATTTTGTACAGGCTGGCTTGCCGGTTCCGGCAATTTATGCCTGGAATGAAGAGAAAACCATATATATACAACAGGATCTGGGTGTAAACTCGCTATTAGACAAGTTGGAGCAGCACGGGCATGGCGATTATGCATACAAGCTATTTCAGAAAAGTCTGAGTCAATTAGCCAGATTTCAGATTTTAGGACACAAGGGACTGGATTATTCTCTTTGCCTGACTGCCAAGGAATTTGGTAAACAGGCAATATTGAGCGATCTCTTATATTGTAAATACTATTTCCTGGATACTTTAAAGCTTCCCTACGATAAGCAGGGAATGTTGGATGATTTTGATGCCTTAAGCACCTATCTGACAAAAACGGAGTATAAGTATTTTATGTTCCGTGATTTTCAAAGCAGGAACATTATTGTGAACAAGGACGAAGTCTTCTTTATAGACTATCAGGGAGGTATGCAAGGGGCGCTACAATATGATGTTGCTTCTTTATTGTGGCAGGCTAAAGCAGAGCTGTCTGATGAATGGAAGAGTTATTTGCTGGACTTTTATATGGATGAAATAGACAACCTGCTGGAAAAGCCAATTGACAGGGATTTGTTTGTAAGCCAGTATAATGGTTATGTGCTTATTCGTTTATTGCAGGTATTGGGGGCATATGGATTCAGAGGCCTTTTTGAACGCAAAGCACACTTTTTGGCTAGTATACCATTGGCTTTGCGCAACTTAAAGTGGTTTGTTGAAAATAAGCGTATTGGTATTTCCTTACCGGAATTTGACAAAGTGCTGCGGATTATTGTACAGGATGAAATGATTAACCGTTTTGAGCCGGCGACAGCTACTGAAAGTACACCTTTAGTAGTGAAAGTGAACAGCTTTTCTTACCGAAAAGGAATTCCGGTCGATGTCAGTGATAATGGGGGGGGATTTGTGTTTGACTGCAGAGGGATCTTAAATCCTGGCCGTTATACAGAATACAAACCCCTATCCGGTATGGACAAAGCTGTACAGGATTTCCTGGAGCAACGTACCCGGATGAATGAGTTTTTAAATAGTGTAAAGGACATCATTGATATTAGTGTTGAAGACTACATCAGCAGGGGCTTTGAGAGTCTGATGATTAATTTTGGATGTACCGGCGGACAACATAGAAGTGTATATGCAGCTGAGCAGGTTGCCCGTCATTTACGTAACAAGTATAAAGTGAAAACGGTATTGCAACATACCAACTGCGAAAACTGGGTGAAAACGTTATGA
- a CDS encoding GumC domain-containing protein codes for MSEKPGEMSLKELFGKINSIRKYLFSKWLIIGVIGFMGAVIGFVYALNKKPSYKGTLTFVLSGGSKQSGGLASLAGQFGFDVGGGGSNGAFEGENILELLKSKRIIKGALFYTVPERKNVLLNVIGEDGGFFNRWKNVPRIKTLVPFSQKATDITPIQDSLIGEMCDFLNRDFLLISKVDKKLSFYSVSTTSPYEIISVYLTKSVVQEAAKMYIDTKTKTAKDNLEMLQHEADSLRGRLSGTIYSTASIADQTFNLNSALQVQRVPIQQNQIQAQVLSAAYVEVVKNLEVAKISLQREMPLYQIIDEPGLPLTRVRMSKMKMALSLGIVFSILASVVLVVRKILQSVIA; via the coding sequence ATGTCTGAGAAGCCCGGCGAGATGTCTTTAAAAGAATTGTTTGGGAAAATAAATAGTATAAGAAAGTATTTGTTTTCCAAATGGCTGATAATTGGTGTTATTGGTTTTATGGGGGCGGTAATAGGATTTGTATATGCACTCAATAAAAAACCTTCCTATAAGGGAACTCTTACTTTTGTATTATCCGGAGGCTCAAAACAGTCAGGAGGTCTAGCTAGTCTTGCAGGCCAGTTTGGATTTGATGTAGGGGGAGGGGGAAGCAACGGGGCATTTGAAGGTGAAAATATACTTGAACTATTAAAATCAAAGCGAATCATTAAAGGTGCCTTGTTTTATACAGTGCCGGAACGAAAGAATGTGTTGCTGAATGTAATAGGAGAGGATGGTGGATTTTTTAATAGATGGAAGAATGTGCCGCGAATTAAAACGCTTGTGCCATTTTCACAAAAAGCAACTGACATTACGCCTATTCAGGATAGCCTTATTGGAGAGATGTGTGATTTCCTAAATAGAGATTTTCTTCTTATTTCCAAGGTAGATAAGAAACTAAGTTTTTATTCAGTTTCTACTACATCACCTTATGAAATAATATCTGTGTATCTGACAAAAAGTGTAGTGCAGGAAGCTGCAAAAATGTATATAGATACCAAAACAAAAACAGCAAAAGACAATCTGGAAATGCTACAGCATGAGGCCGACAGTCTTCGTGGCAGGTTGTCCGGGACTATTTATTCCACCGCATCCATAGCAGATCAGACTTTTAATTTAAATAGTGCATTACAGGTACAACGTGTTCCTATTCAACAAAACCAGATACAGGCTCAGGTGCTGAGTGCAGCTTATGTAGAAGTCGTTAAAAATCTTGAAGTGGCTAAAATTAGCTTGCAAAGAGAAATGCCGTTATATCAGATTATTGACGAACCTGGGCTACCCTTGACTAGAGTAAGAATGAGTAAAATGAAAATGGCATTGTCCCTGGGAATTGTATTTTCTATATTAGCTTCTGTTGTGCTGGTAGTGAGAAAAATATTGCAGTCTGTTATTGCTTAA
- a CDS encoding SLBB domain-containing protein — protein MMNIKQCIRIALLCAFLSGVGYVNAQDLLKKNDLSQVKADQLSDAEIAKFSQQLQSSGLTIEQAEQIALAKGMPATEINKLKQRLQTPGTTSGSVKSTSNNGSADRSANSSEFTAKKEDGKPVDTRIFGSELFSNATLSFEPNLKIATPMNYELGVDDQIQIVVYGVQETSMDITISPEGVANIPNVGQVKLLGLTIEAATQRIKQAMSSTVYPTLRSGTSKLSVSLSRIRSIRVTIIGSSRPGNYTLSSLSTVFNALYACGGPADFGSYREIELIRNNKVDRKVDLYHFLINGDQSDNVRLKDNDVIRIPVYKKRVELKGQVKRQGIFELLPGETFDTLLQYASGFTDTAYRASVKVTQLTSREKSVKDIEAAEYASYIPQTGDLFVVAKLLSRFANRVNITGAVFRQGYFELTAGMSVADLIRKADGLKEDAYVARAQLVRLKEDLTKELLPFDVKLALNNDPAHNLKLKREDEVIVTSVFDLRDEYKITIQGEIRAPGEYMFIDSLSLKDLVILAGGLTDAAQPKRVEVARLLKRDTLTAQDERASEIFEIITGDDLSAASHNMQLKPFDVVTIRRKPGYMLLQSVNVGGQVQYPGPYVMSARSEKVSDLVQRAGGFTPEAYLAASYIKRFNSEMDKDIKREKVNKIQTNMKDTTKAVLTDIDRSFDQIPLNMEYIMAHPGSTEDLVLKPGDELVVPKFDAQVRISGSVLVPTQIPFDRSYNVRDYLSAAGGTSDYARRGKIYVLYPNGKAATTKHFLGFRNFPKVMPGAEVVVPKKREKKGLSTGETIGIASALASLAGVVIAVVNLSK, from the coding sequence ATGATGAATATTAAACAATGTATACGCATCGCATTGCTATGTGCTTTTTTGTCAGGCGTAGGCTATGTAAATGCTCAGGATCTGTTAAAAAAGAATGATTTAAGCCAGGTAAAGGCAGATCAGCTGTCCGATGCTGAGATTGCTAAATTTTCTCAGCAACTGCAATCGTCAGGTTTAACCATTGAGCAGGCTGAGCAAATTGCTTTGGCAAAAGGGATGCCGGCTACTGAGATTAATAAACTAAAACAACGTTTGCAAACGCCAGGAACTACAAGTGGTTCTGTCAAAAGCACCAGTAATAATGGAAGTGCAGATCGTTCGGCTAATAGTAGTGAGTTTACTGCTAAAAAAGAGGATGGCAAACCTGTTGATACCCGCATTTTCGGTTCTGAGCTTTTCAGTAATGCAACCCTGAGTTTTGAACCAAATTTGAAAATTGCCACTCCTATGAATTATGAATTAGGAGTGGATGATCAGATTCAGATAGTAGTGTATGGAGTGCAGGAAACCAGCATGGATATTACCATTTCTCCTGAAGGAGTAGCCAATATCCCTAACGTTGGGCAGGTAAAATTATTAGGATTGACAATTGAAGCTGCTACCCAACGGATAAAACAGGCCATGAGTAGTACTGTTTATCCAACTTTACGTTCTGGCACTTCTAAATTGTCTGTTAGTTTATCAAGGATCAGAAGTATCAGAGTGACTATTATTGGTAGCAGCCGGCCGGGTAATTATACGCTATCTTCTTTGTCTACCGTTTTTAATGCCTTATATGCATGTGGTGGACCTGCGGACTTTGGGAGCTATCGCGAAATTGAATTAATCAGGAATAATAAAGTAGATCGCAAAGTTGATTTGTATCACTTCCTGATCAATGGTGATCAAAGTGACAATGTGCGTTTGAAAGACAATGACGTTATCAGAATTCCGGTGTATAAAAAAAGAGTTGAACTGAAAGGACAGGTAAAACGGCAAGGTATATTTGAATTGCTACCAGGGGAAACTTTTGACACATTATTACAATATGCCTCAGGTTTTACAGACACTGCATACAGAGCCTCAGTAAAAGTAACGCAGTTAACCAGCAGAGAAAAAAGTGTAAAAGATATTGAGGCCGCTGAATATGCATCCTATATTCCTCAAACCGGGGACCTATTTGTGGTAGCAAAGCTTTTAAGCCGGTTTGCTAACAGGGTAAACATTACGGGGGCCGTTTTTCGTCAAGGCTATTTTGAATTAACAGCTGGAATGAGTGTGGCTGATCTGATACGGAAAGCTGATGGCTTAAAGGAAGACGCATATGTAGCCCGCGCACAGCTGGTACGGCTTAAGGAAGACCTGACCAAAGAGTTATTGCCTTTTGATGTAAAGCTAGCACTTAATAATGATCCGGCACATAATCTGAAGTTAAAGCGTGAAGATGAAGTGATTGTCACTTCTGTTTTCGATTTAAGGGATGAATATAAAATTACTATTCAGGGAGAAATACGGGCACCTGGTGAGTACATGTTTATTGACAGTTTATCACTGAAAGACCTAGTGATTCTTGCTGGTGGCCTTACAGATGCAGCACAACCTAAGAGAGTTGAGGTTGCCCGTTTGTTAAAAAGAGACACTTTAACAGCCCAGGATGAGCGGGCCAGCGAAATATTCGAGATCATTACTGGAGACGACTTGTCTGCTGCTTCTCATAATATGCAGTTAAAGCCATTTGATGTAGTAACAATCAGAAGAAAACCGGGCTACATGTTGCTGCAATCCGTAAATGTAGGTGGGCAAGTGCAATATCCCGGACCTTATGTAATGTCTGCCAGGTCTGAAAAAGTGAGTGATCTCGTGCAACGTGCGGGAGGTTTTACTCCAGAAGCTTACCTTGCTGCATCGTACATAAAGAGATTTAACTCTGAGATGGATAAAGATATTAAGCGTGAAAAAGTAAATAAGATTCAGACTAATATGAAGGACACTACCAAGGCTGTTCTTACAGATATAGATAGAAGCTTTGACCAGATTCCTTTAAATATGGAGTACATTATGGCTCACCCGGGATCTACAGAAGACTTAGTGCTAAAGCCTGGAGATGAGTTAGTGGTGCCCAAATTTGATGCTCAGGTTCGTATTAGCGGAAGTGTATTAGTACCAACACAAATTCCTTTTGACAGAAGTTACAATGTAAGAGACTATCTGTCAGCTGCCGGAGGTACATCCGATTATGCGAGAAGAGGAAAAATTTATGTATTGTACCCCAATGGTAAAGCAGCAACTACCAAACATTTCTTAGGATTCAGGAACTTTCCCAAAGTAATGCCGGGTGCAGAAGTAGTGGTTCCTAAAAAGCGTGAAAAGAAAGGACTTTCTACTGGTGAAACCATTGGTATAGCCAGCGCACTTGCTTCATTGGCGGGCGTTGTTATTGCCGTTGTCAATTTGTCTAAGTAA
- the ruvB gene encoding Holliday junction branch migration DNA helicase RuvB — translation MSNPNLQNEKGAQSAAEKEFENNIRPQEIEDFSGQPQIIENLVIFIKAAKLRGEALDHVLFHGPPGLGKTTLSRIVANEMGVNIKETSGPVIEKPADLAGLLTSLEPNDVLFIDEIHRLSTVVEEYLYAAMEDFRIDIMIDSGPNARSIQINLNPFTLVGATTRSGLLTAPLLSRFGIKSRLEYYNADTLKKIIERSAAILDTFISKEAASEIARRSRGTPRIANGLLRRVRDFAQVLNDGKIDLEITQRALKALNVDEHGLDEMDNRILNVIIEKFKGGPVGITTIATAVGEEAGTLEEVYEPFLIQEGFIQRTPRGREVTLKAYNHLDKKPFRNSGPQQGLF, via the coding sequence ATGTCCAATCCCAATTTACAGAACGAGAAAGGGGCTCAAAGTGCTGCAGAAAAGGAGTTTGAGAATAATATACGCCCCCAGGAAATTGAAGATTTTTCGGGGCAACCTCAGATTATCGAAAACCTGGTTATTTTCATAAAAGCGGCAAAACTTCGCGGAGAAGCCTTAGATCATGTATTATTTCATGGCCCTCCCGGCTTGGGTAAAACAACCCTTAGCCGCATTGTTGCCAATGAAATGGGAGTGAATATCAAAGAAACCTCCGGACCTGTTATTGAAAAACCAGCAGACCTGGCCGGACTTTTAACCAGTCTTGAGCCTAATGATGTGTTATTTATAGACGAAATTCACCGTTTGAGCACTGTGGTGGAAGAATACCTCTACGCCGCTATGGAAGATTTCAGGATTGACATTATGATTGATAGTGGCCCTAATGCCAGGAGTATTCAAATTAACCTGAATCCATTTACGTTGGTGGGCGCCACTACACGTAGCGGTTTATTAACAGCCCCCCTGCTTTCCCGCTTTGGCATAAAAAGCAGGTTGGAATATTATAATGCAGATACCCTGAAAAAAATTATAGAAAGAAGTGCCGCTATCCTGGACACGTTTATTTCCAAAGAAGCCGCTTCTGAAATTGCCCGTAGAAGCAGGGGCACCCCACGTATTGCCAACGGATTACTACGCAGGGTTCGCGACTTTGCACAGGTACTGAACGATGGAAAAATTGATTTAGAGATCACCCAACGTGCTTTGAAAGCCTTAAATGTAGATGAGCACGGCCTGGACGAGATGGACAACCGCATTTTGAATGTAATTATTGAAAAGTTCAAGGGAGGGCCAGTAGGTATTACCACTATAGCCACAGCTGTAGGAGAAGAGGCCGGAACGCTGGAGGAAGTATATGAACCGTTTTTAATCCAGGAAGGGTTTATACAACGTACGCCTCGGGGGAGGGAAGTGACTTTAAAAGCTTATAACCACCTGGACAAAAAGCCTTTTCGCAATAGTGGCCCTCAACAAGGCCTGTTTTAA
- a CDS encoding type VI secretion system Vgr family protein: MAQLVTTRISIDGNAVAQISSFQLNQGIFGHHTFRLVCPAESIDGTSGGVFQSSKNLMGATIAVQVMSGAPGGGQLQFVGLITQVETARFSGYLGDVVITGYSPTIIMDSGPHCKSWEKKAVKNIAQDVLKFFPQNLLQPKIAPLYPETLSYTVQYKETAWQFLSRLCATYGEWLYYDGQKLIIGAPAGDKSSELVYGSDLSRFNMALQVRPSNMQMMAYDYMNHKVYTSTPEGIESKAGLNDLGKHALQVSNAVYASQPKIWNNHFLTNKKQLDDVVAIRSAMQSSNHVRFNGSSDHPGVSVGGKITVRGQNVFDLSSESYGDYTVIGVNHFFDGQGNYTNDFVAIPASVKLPPAGIYGEPVSETQSAIITDNYDPKGLGRVRVKFHWMNGSEKTPWIRVTSPHGGGGKGMFFIPEVGEEVIVGFEGDSAVKPYIIGTVYHGQANNTFSNGGNDVKALQTRSGNKIVMNDAAGSVFVEDKDGNSMLIDGAGKIDVLSKEEISMTCGESKIVMKKDGTITITGKTITSTASDEGKIVSGGASVTLTSSGAKANLSGTDSTVNGNKSVVVNGNTSATLSSSKVSVNGSADVGITGGLVKINS; this comes from the coding sequence ATGGCTCAGTTAGTTACAACCCGGATTAGTATTGATGGAAATGCCGTAGCGCAGATTTCGTCTTTTCAATTAAACCAGGGAATATTTGGACACCATACCTTTCGCCTGGTATGTCCTGCCGAATCTATAGATGGTACGTCAGGTGGCGTATTTCAAAGTTCTAAAAATTTAATGGGAGCCACTATTGCCGTTCAGGTAATGAGTGGTGCGCCAGGTGGCGGACAGCTGCAATTTGTAGGACTGATAACACAGGTAGAAACCGCCCGGTTTAGCGGTTATCTGGGCGATGTAGTAATAACAGGATATAGTCCTACTATTATTATGGATAGCGGCCCGCACTGCAAAAGCTGGGAGAAAAAAGCAGTTAAAAATATTGCACAGGATGTGCTGAAATTCTTTCCTCAAAACCTGCTACAGCCTAAGATAGCCCCTTTATATCCCGAAACATTATCCTATACGGTTCAATACAAAGAAACTGCCTGGCAGTTTTTGAGTCGTTTATGTGCTACTTATGGTGAGTGGCTGTATTACGATGGCCAAAAGCTGATAATAGGTGCACCTGCAGGTGATAAGTCCAGTGAGCTGGTATATGGAAGTGATTTAAGTCGCTTTAACATGGCATTGCAGGTAAGACCATCTAATATGCAGATGATGGCGTATGATTATATGAATCATAAAGTATACACCAGCACCCCGGAAGGGATAGAAAGCAAAGCAGGTTTGAACGATTTAGGTAAGCATGCTTTACAGGTAAGTAATGCAGTATATGCTTCGCAACCCAAAATATGGAATAATCATTTTCTTACGAATAAAAAGCAGCTGGATGATGTGGTAGCTATACGCAGCGCCATGCAAAGCAGCAACCATGTGCGGTTTAACGGCAGCAGCGATCACCCGGGGGTGTCGGTTGGTGGTAAAATAACTGTACGTGGTCAAAACGTATTTGACTTGTCTTCTGAAAGTTATGGCGATTACACGGTGATTGGTGTAAATCATTTTTTTGATGGGCAAGGCAACTATACCAACGATTTCGTAGCAATACCTGCCAGCGTAAAGCTGCCCCCCGCAGGTATTTACGGAGAGCCGGTAAGTGAAACGCAAAGCGCTATTATTACAGACAACTACGATCCTAAAGGGTTAGGCAGGGTACGTGTGAAATTTCATTGGATGAATGGTAGCGAAAAAACGCCATGGATAAGAGTAACCAGTCCGCATGGGGGAGGTGGTAAGGGCATGTTCTTTATTCCGGAAGTGGGTGAAGAAGTGATTGTAGGATTTGAAGGAGATAGTGCGGTAAAGCCTTATATCATAGGAACGGTTTACCATGGCCAGGCTAACAATACATTTAGTAATGGTGGCAATGACGTAAAAGCATTGCAAACCCGTAGTGGTAATAAGATAGTGATGAATGATGCAGCAGGTAGTGTATTTGTGGAAGATAAAGATGGTAATAGTATGTTGATAGATGGCGCAGGTAAAATAGACGTGCTGTCAAAAGAAGAGATTTCCATGACCTGTGGAGAATCGAAAATAGTAATGAAAAAGGATGGCACCATTACTATCACCGGAAAAACCATCACATCTACAGCTTCGGACGAAGGGAAAATTGTAAGTGGCGGTGCTTCTGTAACACTTACTTCCAGCGGAGCCAAGGCTAATTTATCAGGAACAGACAGCACCGTAAATGGTAACAAGTCTGTTGTGGTAAATGGCAATACTTCTGCAACGCTATCCAGCAGTAAGGTTTCTGTGAATGGTAGCGCTGATGTAGGTATCACCGGTGGGTTGGTAAAAATTAATTCATGA
- a CDS encoding MraY family glycosyltransferase, with product MEQLIIGGVIAFIVTFYAIPVTIQVAEAKKLFDVPDERKIHKTPIPSLGGLAMFAGLMIGMLLTVTITENRAFQYYLVAFLIIFFLGLKDDIVILSPIKKFIGQVFVAAILCFKGNLLITSMHGFLGLGQLDITASYLLTFFTIIVVINAFNLIDGIDGLAGSLGLVTCTVFGVYFYLAQDMAHAILGFTMAGSIIAFLIYNYNPAKIFMGDTGSMLLGVVNVILVIHFIEAAPSAKAFPTTASPAIGFGILLLPLMDTLRVFAIRIINRRSPFSPDRNHLHHILLERGMGHKAITFSIAIASILPIIFCFTLQRYGSTLIIASLIAFFFTGIVLLKVVKPRRTRMRVVKTYNSGLIEKEQQSTHAIKLVPLYLKDEEPAMVEEE from the coding sequence ATGGAGCAGCTAATCATTGGAGGGGTCATCGCTTTTATTGTTACATTTTATGCCATTCCTGTAACCATCCAGGTTGCAGAAGCAAAGAAACTGTTTGACGTTCCCGACGAAAGAAAAATACACAAAACACCTATTCCATCTTTGGGCGGTTTAGCTATGTTTGCCGGATTGATGATTGGTATGTTATTAACAGTAACAATCACTGAAAATCGTGCTTTTCAGTATTATCTGGTAGCATTTTTAATCATCTTCTTTCTGGGTCTGAAAGACGATATTGTTATTCTTTCTCCCATAAAAAAATTTATAGGTCAGGTATTTGTTGCGGCGATATTATGCTTTAAAGGCAATTTGCTGATAACAAGCATGCACGGCTTTCTGGGTTTAGGGCAATTGGATATTACAGCAAGCTATCTACTCACGTTTTTCACTATTATAGTTGTAATTAATGCCTTTAATCTCATAGACGGTATTGATGGATTGGCAGGCAGCCTGGGATTAGTAACCTGCACAGTATTTGGCGTCTACTTTTACCTGGCCCAGGACATGGCTCATGCCATCCTGGGATTTACAATGGCGGGAAGCATCATTGCCTTTTTGATCTACAACTACAATCCAGCTAAAATTTTCATGGGTGATACCGGCAGCATGTTACTGGGCGTTGTTAACGTAATACTTGTTATTCACTTTATTGAAGCAGCACCAAGCGCAAAGGCATTCCCAACAACTGCGTCACCGGCAATAGGTTTTGGTATACTGCTCCTACCTTTAATGGATACATTAAGGGTGTTTGCAATCCGCATAATAAACCGCCGCTCTCCATTTAGCCCGGACAGAAATCACCTGCATCATATATTATTAGAGCGTGGAATGGGGCATAAAGCCATTACATTTTCTATTGCCATAGCCAGTATTCTTCCTATCATCTTTTGTTTTACCCTACAACGCTATGGTTCAACATTGATCATAGCAAGTCTTATAGCATTTTTCTTTACTGGTATTGTGTTATTGAAGGTGGTGAAACCAAGACGCACCCGTATGAGAGTGGTTAAAACTTACAATTCGGGCCTGATAGAAAAAGAACAACAGTCCACTCATGCAATTAAACTGGTTCCTTTATACTTAAAAGATGAAGAACCTGCCATGGTAGAAGAAGAATAG
- a CDS encoding nucleotidyltransferase family protein, whose translation MKAMIFAAGLGTRLKPWTDKHPKALALVNGKSLLQRNIEYLQQYGIKDVIVNVHHFADQIISAVEANNGWGSSITISDETDAVLETGGGLKKAAWYFSNEEASFVVLNADILTDMDIDAMLKQHNKTNGLATLATSSRSTSRYFLFNEQQQLCGWENVQTGERKITRNDTTLCQLAFSGIHIMHPRLLSMIQQTGKFSMVEVYLSLAEKNAIYSFNHSGSKFIDVGKPESIIKAEAIFPC comes from the coding sequence ATGAAAGCAATGATTTTTGCAGCTGGCTTAGGCACCCGCCTTAAGCCCTGGACAGATAAACATCCCAAAGCTCTGGCATTGGTGAATGGAAAGTCCTTGTTACAGAGGAATATTGAATATTTGCAACAGTATGGAATAAAGGATGTAATTGTAAATGTTCATCATTTTGCTGATCAGATTATAAGTGCAGTTGAGGCTAATAATGGCTGGGGAAGTAGCATTACGATCTCTGATGAAACAGATGCGGTTCTTGAAACCGGGGGCGGTTTAAAAAAAGCTGCCTGGTATTTTAGTAATGAAGAGGCCAGCTTTGTTGTATTAAATGCGGATATTCTTACAGACATGGATATTGATGCCATGTTAAAACAGCATAATAAAACAAATGGACTTGCCACTTTAGCTACCAGCAGCCGTAGCACCAGTCGTTACTTTCTTTTTAATGAGCAGCAACAGTTATGTGGTTGGGAAAATGTGCAGACGGGAGAGCGAAAGATAACAAGGAATGACACTACTTTATGTCAACTCGCATTTAGCGGAATACACATTATGCATCCCCGTTTATTGTCAATGATTCAACAAACGGGAAAGTTTTCTATGGTTGAGGTGTATTTGTCTCTTGCTGAAAAAAATGCTATTTACTCCTTTAACCACTCTGGAAGTAAATTTATTGATGTTGGTAAACCTGAAAGTATTATAAAGGCAGAAGCTATCTTTCCTTGCTAA